In Colletotrichum destructivum chromosome 1, complete sequence, the sequence TATGTGGATGTCCCTTTTTACGGCCGGTATTTCCCCACACCGGATGATTTCCGTATCGATACTCAATACGTGAACTCACAATCCGCACGCTCCTTGCAGTATTGGGCATCGGTGCTTGGCCTCTGCGACCAATCCGTACGAATCTATCCGGCTGATGAGGGTGGCCGCGACGTGTTTGCGCTTGGCAGCATCATTATCAAGTCGAGCCATCTACACGAAGGAGTTGATGGTCGGCATACTGAGATCGACTACTCGTACGCCGATGCCAACGAGATCCAGGCCATTGCCCTCGCCAGAAGCGTCCTTAGAGATATGAACGTCAGAGTGCCACAGATATATTTTGCCGGGAAGGTTGTTTTAATGCAGGCCAGCCTTTCAATTACAAGGTCGCTGACGAGGTCTACAGATCAATGGCCGTCAGGTGTTGGTCCAGGAGCGAATACCTGGCGTTGGGCTGAATGTTGCACGTCGGTACCTATCACAAGACCAGAGGAACAACTTCAAGCAACAGACGCGAGAGTTGATTCGGCGGCTGCACACTATCAAGCCCACCGATGAACACCCTGCCCGGTGCCACGTCGTCCAGGATCCCGATATAATCAGCAACGGTCGCATCGGTCAGCTGGAAGCAGACATACTCTTTTCCGATACCAACATTGACACGGACATGAGCTTCATGCACAATGACCTGAACGAGTCTAACATCATTGTTGACAATGATATGATCGTGGGGCTTGTTGACTGGGAGATGGCTGGTTTCTTCGGCTGGAAAACGGCCGGCGAGGTTCACCGTAGAATCAGAACGCCTCAGCGAGAGCATTTTGCTGCTGCCAACTTGAGCGAGGAAAAGCTTCAGGACATTATGTGGTGGGCCGATATTTATGACCTGCCCGAGCCTCATGAGGACAAGCCGACACATTGAACTATCGTGCTCCCAGGTATTAGCAAAAGACACAGGTCAGTGCGTACTACTTTGGGTGACCTAATGGAGTAGGACACAGGGAACAACAGACAAATTTAAACATGAGGGCCCCCTTCCACCTTCAGGAACATTCGGCTCTGGAAAGCGTCGTTTTCACCGCAAGGAATTCGATGTCGTCAGAGTCGGGCAGCTCATAGCCACGCAATCCTTAACTATTGGAGACAATATATCCTGTCTATGCCCCTTGTTCAAAGCAGCTATGCCCACTGGTGAGGCCAGAAGATGGCGCAATATGTTCCTATTTGAGCCTTCTATATTATTCATGGTGTACAGATGGTTAGCGGTATTAGAGGAGTCTACTGGTTGCATTCCGTTGCGGACGCAGTTCGGTCTTGTCGTGTGTC encodes:
- a CDS encoding Putative aminoglycoside phosphotransferase, protein kinase-like domain superfamily; amino-acid sequence: MNPFASRPEEIPDTDQYVDVPFYGRYFPTPDDFRIDTQYVNSQSARSLQYWASVLGLCDQSVRIYPADEGGRDVFALGSIIIKSSHLHEGVDGRHTEIDYSYADANEIQAIALARSVLRDMNVRVPQIYFAGKINGRQVLVQERIPGVGLNVARRYLSQDQRNNFKQQTRELIRRLHTIKPTDEHPARCHVVQDPDIISNGRIGQLEADILFSDTNIDTDMSFMHNDLNESNIIVDNDMIVGLVDWEMAGFFGWKTAGEVHRRIRTPQREHFAAANLSEEKLQDIMWWADIYDLPEPHEDKPTH